The sequence TCTGAACCCTCAAGCTGTCCTTGGAGAAGTTGTATTTGAATAAGCCTTCTGGCCAGTTCCAACGATGAGCAGTAGTTTTCTTTGACTCGCTGCACAGTTGTtgattatagcttatttcaCGCACAGATCACAGGTCATGGAGAAGCCACACGCAGACCATGTATCGCACACCGAGAAGCCCGAGGGGCTTTCTGGGGTTGATGCATTCCCACTGGAGGCTCGTGCAGAGGCTGGAGTGCTTCTGGACGTGGCGGGTCCTGATGGAACCTCTCTTCAGCTTGCCAAAGATGGACATGTAAGTGCTTGATCCTTGTAAGACACTAGCATCTTTCTTCTGACGTTCAATGCTTCTCCCTAGACTGTGCTGCTGCCTCAGCCAACGGATGACATGGGCGATCCGTTGAATTGGTCCTCCCGCAAGAAGCACCTTATCCTTTTCACAGTGGCCTGGGCTGCCCTCACTGCCGACTTTGCATCTGCATCTGGCAGCGCTCCTATCATCTTGCAGGCGGTTGAGTGGCACAAATCTGTTGGCACCATCAACCAAACCAACAGCATCAGCGTCTTGATGATGTAAGTACATGTTTCTCCTCCAAAAGGTTTTCTCGGGATGCATGCCAACAGGTCATCACTTTCTAGGGCAGTGGGAGGCATAATCTGGGTCCCCATGACTTCCTTCATCGGACGAGCTCCCACCTTGTTCTGGTCCACATTCTTCGGCCTAGTCTTCTCGATCATCACCGCAGTGTCTCCCAACTTTCCCTGCTTCTACGCCATGCGAGCTATGTCGGGGCTATTCCTTACATCTGGTCAAACAATCGCCGTTGCATTCATCAAAGACATTTTCTTCTTCCATGAGCGAGCCCGAAAAATTGGCCTCTGGGCACTCATGTACATTACGTCTCCGTACTTGGGCCCGCTACTTAGCAACTTTGTTGTGGGCGGCACGCACAAGTGGCAGGACGTATTCTGGCTTGGTGTGGGAGTCGTCGGCATTGATCTGATCCTCATTATCGCCTTCCTTGATGAGACTTGGTATAATCGTGATATACCTACCTCAAAGCAGCCATCTCGTGGCCAGGGCTTTGGTTCCAGGATGCTCCGACTCACTGGTGTCTGGCAATTGCGACATCATTCTACATACTACGAGACCGCCTACGATTCCTTCAAGAGATTCTTCTTGACTTTGTTTAAGCCCGTTCTCTTGCTCGTCCTGTTTGCCTAGTCAGTCTCGGCTTTCTCTCTTATTGCACTTACAAGCGCTAACCATAGTCACCAGCCTGCTCTGCTTCGCTTGGGCAATCGGTATCAATATCACGACAGCCATCCTCTTCGCAATTCCAAGAGAGGCGGGTGGTTATGGCTACTCCTACTACGGACTTGGATACCTTTACTTTTCCCCGATTGTTGGTGTGCTCTTTGGCGAAGTCTTTGGTCACTATTTCAACGATTACGTTGCTCGACGCTACGTCCGAAAGCACAAGGGCGTGTTTGAACCCGAAGCCCGGCTGGTCACCATATACATATCCGCCTTGTTCATGATAGCTGGCTTGGTCCTGCTCGGACAAGCCttgcaccaccacctctcTGTGGCTGCGGTCAGTATAGGATGGGGAATGCACAGCTTTGGCATCATGACCACCTCAGTTGCCGTGACGGCATATGTCTTGGATTCATACCCTTCTGCTCCTGCAGAAGTCTCCGGCTGGACCAACATTGCTCGAGCGATGAGTGGTTTTAGTGTCGGCTACTTTCAGGAGCCTTGGGGATCTAAGGTTGGGTACGACGCAAGTTTCGGAACGCAGGCGGCGATTGTTGGTGCGAGCATGATCTTGATTGCTATTGTGCATCGCTATGGCCATATCCTCCGCCTCAAGTCTAGTCAGTTGAGGTAAAGACGGAAGATAAAGGACGAAGGGATATTTTCGCGATCTAGCTAGTTGTTGCGCAAGTTGTCGGTCAAGTCATGATGGCTTGATATGGATCAATTTGCATCTGCAGATagatagtaaataagctGTCAGAATGGACACGGTCATATTGTTTGTCGCTGAATGTTGTTTAATTTGAGCACTTGTAGCTTACGGAAGACCAATATTGCCTGACGGTGCGTGAAAGGGAGACATGTGGGTCATCACGTGCATTGTCACGCTTACTGTCACGTCTTCTATCACGTGAGGGTCCTATACCCcttctctttaatatttaactcTCTACAGACTACGTGGTCAGAAATACGATTTTTCGAATTATgaagtttaataatagttatcTAGAGATCCTTTTATCTTCTCATATAGGTGGTTGgtttatctaatattatatattatatatataggtttatctaagtataGCAGATTTTCTTAGGGAAAATATAACACAGCCACCCACAGCCAATTAAGCCGCGAGGGCTGCTTAATAAGCAAAAGAAAAGGAGGTCAAATTCAAAGGTAAAGATAAAAGGATGACTAGCTAAGAGCCGCGGCAGAAGACGCCTCTTTTGATCAGAGATTCGTCCTATATGGGGGCACAAAATTTATTGGAGGAACAGAACACACTAAACCACAGCCAGAAACGAGCGCCGTAGTCTTCTTTTCGTACTTGTTCGAAAGGGGGATTTCATGTACTTTCTTGTGAACTGAATatcatagaaaataataagggcaattgattaattaatagcaatGAAGGTTACCGCGAGAAAGAAAGCTCAAGAGCTCCCCTTTCTCGTTATGACctctgaagaagatgatgatggtcgaaAGGCAAACCTGCCCTTGACCCTTTATCTACGTACAAAGAAAAACGTCTGATAGCCCAAAACGGCCTAGCGCACGTTTCCCCCAACTCAATAGAGGTATCCTAGCGGGACGCGATTAAAGGTTAACAATTACTACCTATTTGcttattatctatttttCCTTATACGGGCATTAAAAGAAAGCATTAAATTGTTCTTAAGACCAATGTCATAAACCAACCACCCCTGTATCCGGTCTATTTTCCCTTATTCTATTGTGCAGTTGACTCCCTTGGGTATGCCATTTTTAGTTCCGTCAAATAAAGGGAACATCAAACCCCCAACACAAGCGTTCCCAGTCAACTTCCTCGAGATCCATCCTGGATATATGCCCTTCCAGCTCTTGGTCAGGATGACAAGGCTTGGAGAGCGGCGTCCCAGCTGGTGCTCCCATACCATCCGCTGGGATCTGCCCGAGCGGAATACAATTGGTGTGATCGTTTGATGCTGCGGGTTCGTGATGGCCTCTGACACCTGCTGGGTATGGTATCTTGTACTTGTCCATGATGTGTCGTAGGATATTCATTCCCCTGGACACAGCGCTGGACTGCGTCTCTGCATGCTCCAGCGTCTTCCATGCATGTTCGACTTCTTGCTGCCTACCATCGTCTTCTGCCGGGTCACTCGTCAAACAAAGATCAAAAACCTGGGCAATGGTAGCCACGAACAGGCCGTGCATGGCCACTCCGAACCGCAGCATCATGTGGGGAAAGCCAGCGTCTTCCGTGGCCAGCTGCCTCACCCGTTGCGTGATGATCCTCGCGCTCCGGAGACCGGCCTGCCGCGAGCGCGCGTACGCCGGATCGACGGTGCCACGGGCCAGGTACGGCAGATGGAGCCTGCAGCGCTGGGAGTGGAGGTAGAAGTTGTACATGTGGCGGTTGAGCATGGCAGTGGGCGAGCGCCAAGGGTCGTCTGGTGggagcttctcgagttcTTCCAGGCTGATCCTGAAGAAGGGCGAGGCTTCGTGGGACATGAAGTGGTCCATTGCTGCGTCCATCTGCAAGACCATGTCGTATTGTTGAGAAGCCAGAGCTGATTTTGAGAATGCCGCTCGGTCTGCGAATTCCCGAAATATTTCTAGAAAGCGGATACGGTGGATTGAGTAGGACATGGTGGTCGGCTGGTCCATCGGAGCCGGCACGATCTCTCGTTCCTCGTCGAGGTCTTCGTCGTTGAGGTTGGCTGGTTTCCTCACCGCCATTTGTCTTGGGTTGATCAAGTATGTGCCTTCTTGTGGGCCGGGAAAGCGAGCGAGCATCCTAGAATGAAAGTCAGTATGTCCAAGGGAAAAGCGTTGGCGATGATCGACGATCGAAGATGCATCCAAGTGGGCGTACCAGTCGACACCAGCGAGATGCCACCATAGTCTCCTGCCAACCTCGGCCGTCAACCGAGTCAAAGGCGGGTATTTATGACAGAAAGTGTCTACATCGGGATGGTCGACGCGGTGCAAGCCCAGCTCGCGGGCAGAGAAGATGGCGCGAGAGAGCATGGCCCGCCCGATTGGAGAGATGCCCTCGAGGCTAAACAGGGTGATGGCCAGCAGGGTGAGGCCCTGGACATACTCGATGGACCTGTGGTCGTTCCGCTGACAGATCTCGAGCAGGTTGAAGAGAATCTTGACCCATACGAGCGTCTGCGAGTTGGCTTCCTTGACGTCTTGAAACAGCTTCACGTCATCGTCATGAGTCGTCCACAAGTACGTGACCATGGCACAAATGGCCAGCAACAAAACGACAGTGCCGACGGGTACTTGAACGCCCGACTTCAATGACGCGTATAGCTCGGTGATGAGCCGCTGCAGGTGAGGACCGTGGATGAAGTGATGCATGGGGCTGATGTCGGTGATGTACTTTTGGACcagggcctcggcctcgtcgcGGTTGGGGAGCCAGATGTACCTTGTGGGCTCGGCCGTCAGGGAGACGGAAGAGAAGCCGGGACTCTGAAAGGTGTAGAATAAGAGCTGGGTGATGGAGCGGATGGGGTACGCTCGAAAGATGACGTGGTCTGAGAAAAGGGAGTTCTACGTTGATGAGTTGGAAATGCGTGGCCAAGGCTATGTAGAATATGGGATAAATACTCACGCTGGCTTTTGTTACGATGCAGCACTCTTCAACTAGCAGGGCGTTGTTGGTCAGGTCCTGGACCTTGAGAGGCAGCGGCTGTTGAAGATGATAGTGAGCCTGCAGGTGATTATggtgagcctgagcctgaacCGGGGCTACGACTGGTGCGGCAAAGGGCGGCGATAGTGGTGCAAAGGGTGGTTGTGTGTAGGGTGGTGTGGCAAAAGACGCAATTGGGGGCTGAGCAGCACCAGCCAGCTCCGGCACCGACTCCAGCTGTCTGCTCAGCCCTTGCAGGAGGCCCTCGAGCCTCTCCAGGCGGCTCTGGATGTCCGGATCGTCGGTGCTCGGACGGGCCGGCGGCTTCTTGGCCGGCGCCGGACGAGCAGCCGCAGAGCCGGCCACAGAGGTCGCGCCGTGCTCCGGCTTCGGGCAGGCAACTCCGCGGGATGTGCAGTTGGAGCAAGGGAACTCGCGGTTGCAGCGTAACTTGCGCATGCGGCAGAAGTGGCACGAGATTGGGCGTTTGCGCTGCTGCTGACGAGCCATCAGAAAAGAGGACTGGCTGTTATTGAGACGGATTGGAGATGGGGGTATTtgagaaaagagaagaaaaaggatCCCAAATGGAAGCAGAAACGCGAAGCTACCCGTTCTTTCTTCCCTCGTCCCT comes from Fusarium falciforme chromosome 11, complete sequence and encodes:
- a CDS encoding MFS domain-containing protein, producing MEKPHADHVSHTEKPEGLSGVDAFPLEARAEAGVLLDVAGPDGTSLQLAKDGHTVLLPQPTDDMGDPLNWSSRKKHLILFTVAWAALTADFASASGSAPIILQAVEWHKSVGTINQTNSISVLMMAVGGIIWVPMTSFIGRAPTLFWSTFFGLVFSIITAVSPNFPCFYAMRAMSGLFLTSGQTIAVAFIKDIFFFHERARKIGLWALMYITSPYLGPLLSNFVVGGTHKWQDVFWLGVGVVGIDLILIIAFLDETWYNRDIPTSKQPSRGQGFGSRMLRLTGVWQLRHHSTYYETAYDSFKRFFLTLFKPVLLLVLFAYLLCFAWAIGINITTAILFAIPREAGGYGYSYYGLGYLYFSPIVGVLFGEVFGHYFNDYVARRYVRKHKGVFEPEARLVTIYISALFMIAGLVLLGQALHHHLSVAAVSIGWGMHSFGIMTTSVAVTAYVLDSYPSAPAEVSGWTNIARAMSGFSVGYFQEPWGSKVGYDASFGTQAAIVGASMILIAIVHRYGHILRLKSSQLR
- a CDS encoding Zn(2)-C6 fungal-type domain-containing protein, with the translated sequence MARQQQRKRPISCHFCRMRKLRCNREFPCSNCTSRGVACPKPEHGATSVAGSAAARPAPAKKPPARPSTDDPDIQSRLERLEGLLQGLSRQLESVPELAGAAQPPIASFATPPYTQPPFAPLSPPFAAPVVAPVQAQAHHNHLQAHYHLQQPLPLKVQDLTNNALLVEECCIVTKASNSLFSDHVIFRAYPIRSITQLLFYTFQSPGFSSVSLTAEPTRYIWLPNRDEAEALVQKYITDISPMHHFIHGPHLQRLITELYASLKSGVQVPVGTVVLLLAICAMVTYLWTTHDDDVKLFQDVKEANSQTLVWVKILFNLLEICQRNDHRSIEYVQGLTLLAITLFSLEGISPIGRAMLSRAIFSARELGLHRVDHPDVDTFCHKYPPLTRLTAEVGRRLWWHLAGVDWMLARFPGPQEGTYLINPRQMAVRKPANLNDEDLDEEREIVPAPMDQPTTMSYSIHRIRFLEIFREFADRAAFSKSALASQQYDMVLQMDAAMDHFMSHEASPFFRISLEELEKLPPDDPWRSPTAMLNRHMYNFYLHSQRCRLHLPYLARGTVDPAYARSRQAGLRSARIITQRVRQLATEDAGFPHMMLRFGVAMHGLFVATIAQVFDLCLTSDPAEDDGRQQEVEHAWKTLEHAETQSSAVSRGMNILRHIMDKYKIPYPAGVRGHHEPAASNDHTNCIPLGQIPADGMGAPAGTPLSKPCHPDQELEGHISRMDLEEVDWERLCWGFDVPFI